The window CTGCGGAATCCCCCCACGGAGACCCCCGGACCACCGGACCCCCCACCTCCGACCGGAAGGCGCTCGATGCGTTACGGAGTTCCCGCCGGGCTGGCCGCCCTCGCCCTCGGGCTGGTCGCGGCCCTCGCCCCCACCCCTGCCGCAGTCGCAGAACCCCCCCGAACCGCAGCCGCCCCCGCACCGTTCGCCCACCCCGGAGTCCTCAGCAGCCGCGCCCAACTGGACTTCGTACGCACGCAGGTACAGGCCGGCCGGCAGCCGTGGAAGGCGGCCTACGATCAGATGCTGGCCGGCAGGTACGCCTCGCTGTCGCGTACGCCCAAGCCGCGCGAGGTCGTCGAGTGCGGCTCGTACTCGAACCCGAACATCGGCTGTACCGATGAGCGCGAGGACGCCATCGCCGCCTACAGCCACGCGCTCGCCTGGTACATGACCCGGGACGCCCGGTACGCGAAGAAGTCGATCGAGCTGATGGACGCCTGGTCCGCGAAGATCAAGGACCACACCAACAGCAACGCGCCGCTGCAGAGCGGCTGGGCGGGCTCGACCTGGCCGCGCGCCGCCGAGATCATCAAGCACACCTACACCGGCGGCTGGCCGAACCAGGGGCGCTTCGCGACCATGCTGCGCGACGTCTACCTGCCCGAGGTGATCAACGGGCGGCCGAACAGCAACGGCAACTGGGAACTGATCATGATGGACGCGGCCGTCGGGATCTCGGTCCACCTCGACGACCGCGCGAGCTACGACAAGGCGATGGCCATCTACCTCGGCCGCGTCCCCGCCTACTTCTACCTGGCCTCCGACGGCGCGCAGCCCGCGTATCCGCCGCGCTCGTCCATCGACACCCGCGGCGAGCTGATCGACTACTGGCACGGCCAGAGCACCTTCGTGGACGGCCTCGCGCAGGAGACCTGCCGCGACTTCGGCCACACC of the Streptomyces sp. NBC_01294 genome contains:
- a CDS encoding alginate lyase family protein — translated: MRYGVPAGLAALALGLVAALAPTPAAVAEPPRTAAAPAPFAHPGVLSSRAQLDFVRTQVQAGRQPWKAAYDQMLAGRYASLSRTPKPREVVECGSYSNPNIGCTDEREDAIAAYSHALAWYMTRDARYAKKSIELMDAWSAKIKDHTNSNAPLQSGWAGSTWPRAAEIIKHTYTGGWPNQGRFATMLRDVYLPEVINGRPNSNGNWELIMMDAAVGISVHLDDRASYDKAMAIYLGRVPAYFYLASDGAQPAYPPRSSIDTRGELIDYWHGQSTFVDGLAQETCRDFGHTGMGIAATMHVAETSRIQGRDLYPQFKDRFRHALGFHATYELGAPVPSWLCGGNLTKGIGPATEVGYNALHTRLGITMDNTRRLTEGRRPAGTENHFEAWETLTHAENPN